Proteins encoded by one window of Microplitis mediator isolate UGA2020A chromosome 1, iyMicMedi2.1, whole genome shotgun sequence:
- the LOC130678268 gene encoding actin-interacting protein 1, whose amino-acid sequence MSYETRYIFSALPRTQRGAPLVLGGDPKGNNFLYTNGNSVIIRNINNPAIADTYTEHSCAVNVAKYSPSGFYIASGDQSGKIRIWDTVNKEHILKNEFHPIGGPIKDIAWSPDSQRMVVVGEGRERFGHVFMADTGTSVGEISGQSKPINSCDFKPSRPFRLITGSEDNTIAIFEGPPFKFKMTKQDHSRFVQAVRYSPSGNLFASAGFDGKVYIYDGNTSDLVGEVGSPAHQGGVYGLAWKPDGTQLLTASGDKTCKLWDVETRGLITEFNMGSTVDDQQVSCLWQGDHLLSVSLSGFINYLDVNDPSKPLRIIKGHNKPITVLTLSPDRETIYTGSHDGYITNWNAKTGENNRVLGQGHGNQINGMKAAGNLLYTAGIDDTIRAVDIATNTYCESLTIKLDSQPRGLDIYNDIVITASLRQINLTQDGRKISKLPIDYEASCVGVNPSTGDVAVGSSSDNKVYIYNQSGTSLTFKTELEHLGPVTDVAYSPDNKYLVACDANRKVILYVLPEYKLAHNREWGFHNARVNTVAWNTDSTMVASGSLDTTIIIWSVTNPAKHTIIKNAHPQSQITRLVWLDEENLISVGQDCNTKIWRVEKI is encoded by the exons ggtATATATTTTCTGCATTACCACGTACTCAACGAGGAGCACCATTAGTACTTGGTGGTGATCCAAaaggaaacaattttttatatactaatGGAAACAGTGTTATTATAAGAAACATCAAT AATCCAGCAATAGCCGATACTTATACCGAACATTCATGTGCAGTTAATGTGGCTAAATATTCACCTAGTGGATTTTATATCGCATCTGGAG ATCAATCGGGTAAAATAAGAATTTGGGATACAGTAAATAAAGAACAtatcttaaaaaatgaatttcatCCAATTGGTGGGCCAATTAAAGATATTGCGTGGTCACCCGACAGCCAGAGAATGGTAGTTGTTGGCGAGGGTCGTGAAag ATTCGGTCATGTATTTATGGCTGATACTGGAACTTCAGTTGGAGAAATATCTGGCCAAAGTAAACCAATAAACTCATGCGACTTTAAACCCAGTAGACCATTCAGATTAATAACTGGCAGTGAAGACAATACAATCGCAATATTTGAAGGGCCTccgtttaaatttaa aatgACAAAACAAGATCATTCGAGATTCGTTCAAGCTGTGCGTTATTCACCATCTGGTAATTTATTTGCGTCTGCTGGTTTTGATGGcaaagtttatatttatgatggCAATACATCAGATCTTGTTGGTGAAGTCGGTTCACCAGCACATCAAGGCGGCGTTTACgga CTTGCATGGAAACCAGATGGTACCCAATTATTAACAGCATCAGGTGATAAAACATGTAAATTATGGGACGTTGAAACCCGTGGATTGATAACGGAATTCAACATGGGGTCAACAGTTGATGATCAACAAGTCAGCTGTCTATGGCAGGGTGACCATTTATTATCGGTATCGCTGAGtggttttataaattatttagatgtCAATGATCCATCAAAACCACTGAGGATAATTAAG ggTCACAATAAGCCAATTACCGTCTTAACACTGAGTCCAGACCGTGAAACAATTTACACTGGTTCTCATGATGGCTACATTACTAATTGGAATGCTAAAACCGGTGAAAATAATCGTGTATTAGGTCAAGGTCATGGTAATCAAATAAATGGAATGAAAGCTGCTGGTAATTTACTTTATACTGCTGGTATTGATGACACAATACGTGCTGTTGATATTGCGACTAATACTTACTGTGAGTCGTTGACAATTAAACTTGATTCGCAACCACGTGGActtgatatttataatgatattgTCATAACCGCATCACTTAGACAG ataaatttaacacaagacggaagaaaaatttcaaaactacCAATTGACTATGAGGCATCATGTGTTGGTGTTAATCCGAGCACTGGTGATGTAGCTGTTGGTTCATCATCGGACaataaagtttatatttataatcaatcGGGTACCTCATTGACATTTAAGACTGAATTAGAACATCTTGGGCCTGTTACTGATGTTGCTTACAGTCCTGATAATAAATATCTCGTTGCTTGTGATGCCAATAGAAAAGTTATTCTCTATGTTCTTCCTGAGTAtaag CTTGCTCATAACCGAGAATGGGGTTTCCATAATGCACGTGTTAACACCGTTGCATGGAATACAGACTCAACAATGGTCGCAAGTGGTAGTTTGGACACTACAATTATTATCTGGAGCGTTACAAATCCTGCTAAACAtacaattattaaaa ATGCTCATCCTCAAAGTCAAATTACACGGCTCGTGTGGCTTGacgaagaaaatttaatttccgttGGCCAAGACTGCAATACTAAAATATGgcgcgtggaaaaaatttga